From the genome of Haloplanus vescus:
GTCGACGCCCATGCTCGCGCTCCCGTCGAGGACGATGACCGTCTCCTCGACGGTCTGACTCTCCGAGACGGTGACGTAGGGACCCGCGAGCGCCGCCGCGAGGGCGACGACGACGAGCAGTTGCAACAGGAGGAGGAGACTGCGCCGGAGGCGTTCCAGCAGCGGGTTCGACGCGTCGCGTTCGTCTTCGTCGAGCAGGAACTGGAGCGTCGGGAGTTCGACCCGTCGGGGGTCGGGTTGGACCAGATAGAGGACGACGATGGGGACTGCGGCCAGCAGGGCGACCAACCCCAGCGGCGAGAGAAAGACGTCTGCGAGGGCCATGTCCGCAACTCGGTGTCACTCCGTATCCATCTTTCGCCGCCCTCGGGCGAAACACGCACTCCTCGGCCGAGTCGTGGCACCATCGTTCCACACGGATACTGACGCGTGAGCAAACCCTTTTACTGAGGCTCCCCACCCTCACGTATGGACGCTAAACGGGAGCTAGTCGATTTGCTTCTCGACGACGCTCGTGAGGACACCGAAACCATCGCTCGACAACTCGGCCGCTCGCAGGAGGAGGTCGAGGAGATGCTCGAAGAGCTCGAATCCGACGGCTCGATTCTCGGCTATCAGCCCGTCGTCGACTGGAGCAAGGTCGACGAGGACCACGTCACCGCGGAGGTGGAGCTCAACCTCGAACTCGACCGCGACACCACCTACGCCGAAGTCGCACGCCGCATCACGAAGTTCGACGAGGTCACTGCACTCCACCTCGTCTCGGGTGACTACGACTTCGACGTGACCGTCGAGTCCGAGTCGATGCGCGCCGTCTCCATGTTTGTCTCCGAACAGATCGCACCGATTCCGGAGGTTACGCAGACGGTGACGCACTTCGTCATGAAGACGTACAAGAACCGTGGCATGGAGTTCACCGAACGCGACGACGACGACCGGCTCTCAGTCTCGCCATGAAGCTGTCGGAGCGAGCCAGAGATACGCCCCCGTCGGGCATTCGTCGGTTCTTCGAACTCGCGGAGGAGATGGACGACGTCATCTCGCTGGGCGTGGGTGAACCCGACTTCAGCGCGCCGTGGAAAGCGCGGGCCGCCGCCATCCACTCGCTGGAGCGCGGACGCACCTCCTACACCACCAACCGCGGGATGTACGAGCTCCGCGAGGCCATCTCGGAGCACGTCACGCGCTACGACCTCGACTACGGCCCGGACGAGGAGATTCTGGTGACGACGGGCGCGAGCGAGGCCGTCGACCTGGCGCTCCGCGCTGTCGTCGACCCTGGCGACGCCGTGGCCGTCCAGTCGCCGGCGTACATCTCCTACGGCCCGGGCGTGCGGTTCTCGGGCGGCGAACCCCTGCCCGTCTCCACGCGTGTGGAGAACGACTTCGTGCTCACCTACGACGACCTGGAACGGGCCGGCGCCGCCGACGCCGAGGTGCTGATGATGTGTTACCCCAACAACCCGACTGGGGCCACGGCCACCAAGGACGAACTCGCCGAAATCGCGGAGTTCGCACGCGAGCACGACCTGACGGTGCTCTCCGACGAAATCTACGCGGGGCTCACCTACGAAGGCGAGCACACGTCCATCTCGACGCTGCCCGGAATGCGAGAGCGCACCATCGTCTTCAACGGGTTCTCGAAGGCCTACGCGATGACGGGGCTGCGACTCGGGTACGCCCTCGGGCCGAGCGACGCCATCGACGCGATGAACCGCATCCACCAGTACACGATGCTCTCGGCACCGACGACGGCGCAGTACGCCGCGCTCGAAGCCCTGCAGACGTGTGACGACGACGTGGTCGATATGCGAACGCAGTACGACCGTCGCCGCCGGTTCGTCATCTCGCGGTTCCGCGACATGGGCCTCGACTGCTTCGAGGCGACGGGCGCGTTCTACGCGTTCCCCGAGGCGCCCTACGACGACGAGCAGTTCGCGGAGGACTTGCTCCACGAGAAGGGCGTCGCGCTGGTTCCGGGACGCGTCTTCGGCGAAGAAGGCTACGGTCACCTCCGCGTCTCCTACGCGACGGGGATGTCGGAGTTGAAGGAAGCGCTCAACCGCATCGAGGCGTTCCTCGAGGAACGCTGAGCGGCGGCGTGACCACGCCCGAATATTACGGCTGATTCTGTGATAAGAAGTATTATTTGTCGGCGTTCCGTTCGGACAGTTGATGGTTGCGGGTGGCGGGATGGGGCCTGACGACGAGGGCGTTAGCTTCGCGCACGCTCTTGCGACGCTGAAAGAGCAGGGGAGCGCGCTGCTCGTCGTCGGCTCGGTCCCCGAGGAGATGTTCGCCGACGCATCAGCGACGATGCTGGGCGACCCGTCCGCCGACCCGCCGCGACGACGACTCGTCGTGACGCCGGAGCCGAATCAGGTGAACGGCGTGAGTCGACTCCGCGAGACGGGGCCGCTGTCCTCCGAATACGCTCGTCTCGTCACGCGTGGCGAGGCGGCGCGGTCGGCGGCTGCCGACCGTCCGCTCGACCAGGTGTCTCCCCGGACACACGTCGTCGACGGCACGGTCTACGAACTCGGGAGCACGATTGCAGAGGTTATCGACGAGTTCGACTTGTTCGCGGGTGGCCTCGCGCCCGCGGAGTTCCGCATGGCCTTCGACTGCCTGCCGACGCTCCTCTCGACGTACGGACGCGAGGCGGCCTTTCGCTTCCTGCACCTCACGATTGCACAGGCACGGGCCGTCTCGGGACTCGTCCACTTCCGACTGCCGCGGGCGCTGGATTCGGAAATCGTCCGGCTGTTCCAGCCGCTGTTCGACGCGACGGTCGAACTCCGTATCGACGGGGGTAATCTCGACCAGCGCTGGCACTTCCGTGACCGTGACCTCACGTCCGACTGGCTCCCGATTGACCGCTCGACGTGATGGAACGAACCAGCAATACGCTTTTGTACACGACGACTGACGTACAGGTACGATGAGTCGGACCGAGCGGTCGGCGTCGGACCGCTCCGAGACGGAGCAGGACACCCTCGAAGTCGCGTTCTCGCCCCTCGACGACCGGCCGGGCCTGATGGTGTCGGACCTGATAGAGCGCAATCAGTTCCGACTGTTCACCGACCGGCCCGTCTCCCCGACGCCCGCCGCCACCGATGACCACCGATTCCCCGTCGACGCCGCGGTGACGGTCGACGCCGCGTCCATAACCCTCCCGACCGTCGTCTCGGTCTACGTCCGCGACGAGACGGGCACCATGCTCGCCGAGACGGAACACTCCGCCCACGAGGAGTTCCCCCACGGCACGTACAGCCTCGAACTCTGTGGCCCCATCAAGATGTATCTCCGCGTCGAGGGGGCGGTCACCGTCTCCTCGGACGTAACGCGAACCCACATCGAGTTCGACGGCACGCGCGAAGTCGGGGTCGGTGCCCGCTCTCACCACGAGGGACCGGCGGCGACGCTCACCACGACCGAGGACCCACTCGACGTGATGACCGCCGTCTCCACGTTCTCCTCGGCGCTGAAGACCACCTCGCCCGAGCGGTCGTATCCGACACTCCGGGGGCATCCGCCGCTGGTCGAACTCGGCGAGCGACTCCACGTCCCCGACGGCGTCGACGCCCCCGACACGGGCGTCAGACTCGAACTGCCGCCGGAGTACGAGTCCATCTACGTGGCCGCGCCGCTCGCGTACTACGTCGCGGCGGACGTGGTCCCCGGCGACCGACCGCGCTTGGTGACCGACGACGGCTTCGAACACGACCTCGACACCGTTCGTGGCTTCGAGACGGAGGTAGAACGCGTCCTCAAGCAGACGTTCTTCCTCGACTGCGTGACGCGAACGGAGGGGTACTACTCGGTCGACCTCCACGAACGCGAGGCCATCGAATCGTCGCTGGACCTCGATTTCGAATGGCTGTACGACCAGCCGCTGGCGACGCAACTGGCGGAGTATCTCTCCGTCCCCTTCGGGGCCGTGGAGGACGAACTGCCGGAGTGGCGACTCACGTCGCACGTCGCCCCCGACCCCGAGAACGTCGAACTCCTGCCCTTCGTCACCAACGACCTGGCCGTCGTGCGGACGCCCCAGAGCCAACCGGAGCCGAGTTCGGAAGTCCAGACGACGGCCGCGAACGAGTTCTTCCGCGACGCTGCCTTCACCCGAAGCGCCGCGGCCGACGACCCCACGCGCTCGTACGTCCAACCCGAGGCAGCGGACTCGCTCGAACAGTCCTGGGTCGGCGACGGCGCCCCCATCGGCGCGAGCAAGGCCACGACCAACGCCTTCTACAACCGCTTGGACCGCACCCCGGCCGACGGCGACATCGGCATCACCGTCGTCTGTAACGACCTTCGGATGGCGGACGAACGCGACATCGTCGACGAGGTGTACGCCTCGCGGGACGAACTCCCCTTCGAGGTCCAGGTCCATCACGACCTGACGCGGGCAGAACTCCGCGAGGTGCTCTCGGCGGAGGCCGACCTCCTCCACTACATCGGACACATCGACGGCGAGGGGTTCGAGTGCGCCGACGGCAAACTCGACGCGACGACGCTCCGGGCCGCCGGGCCGGACGCCTTCCTACTCAACGCGTGTCAGTCCTACGAGCAGGGGTCGGCCCTCATCGAAGCCGGCGCCATCGCCGGCATCGTCACGCTCTCGGACGTCATCAACAGCGGCGCGGTCCGGATGGGCCGGATGCTTGCCCGCCTCCTCAATCGGGGCTTCACCGTCGGGAGCGCCCTTGAAGTCGCTCGCGACGACTCAGTCATCGGCGACCAGTACACAATCATCGGCGACAGTAGCCTGTCGCTGGCCCGGACGGACGGCGGACCGCCGAACGTCTGCGTGGTTCGGCGGTGTGGCGGCGACCAGTACGAACTCGACTGGCAGACTCACCCCTCGACTCGCGTCGGGATGGGGAGTATGGTGATGCCGTGGATAGACGACGAGGACCAGTATCACCTCTGGTCTGGCACCTCGAAGACGTTCGAGATGACACGCGAGGAGGTACAGCAATTCCTCTCGCTCGAAACAGTACCGGTGAAAATCGACGGCTCGCTGGTCTGGAGCGACGAACTCGACTTCTCGAAACTTTAGGGACCGGAGACGGCGCCGCCGTTGCCGTCTGCAGTGTAGGGACCGGAGACTGCTCCCCCGTTGCCATCAGCTGTGTACGGGCCCGAGACAGCGCCGCCGTTACCATCAGCAGTGAACGGACCTGAGACAGCGCCGCCGTTGCCATCAGCCGTGAACGGACCNNNNNNNNNNNNNNNNNNNNNNNNNNNNNNNNNNNNNNNNNNNNNNNNNNNNNNNNNNNNNNNNNNNNNNNNNNNNNNNNNNNNNNNNNNNNNNNNNNNNNNNNNNNNNNNNNNNNNNNNNNNNNNNNNNNNNNNNNNNNNNNNNNNNNNNNNNNNNNNNNNNNNNNNNNNNNNNNNNNNNNNNNNNNNNNNNNNNNNNNNNNNNNNNNNNNNNNNNNNNNNNNNNNNNNNNNNNNNNNNNNNNNTCAGCCGTGTAGGGACCGGAGACTGCGCCACCGTTGCCATCGGCAGTGTAGGGACCGGAGACGGCGCCACCGTTACCGTCAGCCGTGTAGGGACCAGAGACTGCTCCACCGTTACCGTCAGCAGTGAATGGACCGGAGACCGCCCCACCGTTGCCGTCTGCAGTATAGGGGCCTGAAACAGCGCCGCCGTTCCCAGCCGCTGCGTTCGTCTGCGTTTCCACCGTTTCGCTGTCACGTTCGGACATTGCACTCGAACCGTCACGCGACGAGAAATTATAATTTTTCGAGAATATCTGATAGTTAATATAATCAATTAAAGCAACTGCACACTGACATAAACATAGGCAGACGAACAGTTGCGAGCGGGGGACTGATTAGCGGGAGACTGCTACTCGTCGTCGCGTTGTTCGCGGTCGAGGTCGCGGTAGATCAGGGTGAGGGCGTCGGTGTCGCTGAGGCGCGCGAGTTGGTCGTCGAGGTCCTCGCGGAGGGTGTTGAGATCGGAAACGAGTTGCTGGTAGTTCTCGTCGTTTTCGAGCGTTGAGGCGTCCTTCTCGGTTTCGAGCAGGGCCTTCTTCGAGGCTAGCGAGAAGAGTTCTCTGATGCCGTCGTCGTACTCGTCACGGATGCGGAGGTTCTCGACCATCTCGATGAGGTCGCTCTCCGAGACAGGTTTGACGAGGTAGTCGTCGAAGGGCATATCGACGATGTCGGTGTCGGGTTCGACGGCCGTCACCATCGCGACCCGACAGTCGAGGTTTCGCTCCCGGATGCGCTCGAGCACTTCGTCACCCGAGATATCGGGCATTCGACGGTCGAGAAGCACGATGTCGACCTCCTCGTCGAGGCTGTCGAGTGCCGCTCTGCCGTCGGCTGCTGTCCGAACTCGATACGATTCCTTGAGCCACATCTGATACAGTTCGGACAGGTCACGTTCGTCCTCGACGACGAGAACGAGAGGGAGATCGTCGGTCATGTGTGCCCGTGGGGCGGCGTGCGACCACTCACGGTGGCCTATGTGTCACGAGCCTATATCAAAATACCCCTTGCGAAGAGGTGCGTCGAATCGACTGACTGCGTTACTCCTGTGGGCTGTAGTTCGGCGCCTCGTCCGTAATCATCACGTCGTGGGGGTGACCCTCGGTCTGGCCGGCGGCCGACACCCGGACGAATCGGGAGCGCTCCTTGAACTCGGGGATGGTCTCCGCACCGACGTAGCCCATGCCCGATTTCATCCCGCCGACGAGCTGGTGGAGTTCCGAGGCCAGCGTGCCCTTGTACGGCGTGGCTGCCTCGACGCCCTCGGGGACGAATCCCTCGTCTTCGTCCTCGTCTTTGAGGTAGCGCTCACCGCCGCCGGAGCGCATCGCACCGACCGAGCCCATGCCGCGGTACTGCTTGTACTTCTTGCCGTTCATGGTGATGACGCGCCCCGGCGCTTCGTCCGTGCCCGCGAAGTAGGAGCCGAGCATGACCGCGTCGGCGCCGGCCGCGATGGCCTTGATGGCGTCGCCCGAGTAGCGAATGCCGCCGTCGGCGATAACCGGCACGTCGTGTCGGCTGGCCACGTCGGCCACTTCGGACACCGCCGTAATCTGGGGCATGCCCGCCCCCGTGACGACGCGAGTCGTACAGATGGAGCCCGGACCGATGCCGACCTTCACGCCGTCCGCGAAGTCGACGACGGCTTCCGCGGCCTCGCGGGTCCCGATGTTGCCGACGACCACGTCAGCGTCCACCAGCTCGCTGATTTCGCGGGCGCTGTCGATGACGTTTCGGTTGTGGGCGTGCGCGCAGTCGATGAAGAGCACGTCCGCCCCGGCCTCGTCGGCGACCTGTGCTCGGTCGTCCTCGAACGGCCCGACGGCGGCGCCGACTCGAAGCGCCCCGTCCTCGTCACGCGCGGCGTTCTCGTGTTCGCGGCGCTGGAGGATGCCCTGCATCGTCACCAGTCCGACGAGGTGGTCGTCCTCGTCGACGATGGGGACGCGTTCTATCTTGTGGTCGTACATGAGTTCGAGCGCTTCCCGGGCGGTGACGCTCTCCCCGGCGGTGATGACCTCGTCGGTCATCGCCTTTCGCACCTCGTCGGACTCGCCGACTTCGAGGTACGGCCGGATGTCGGTCCCGGAGATGATGCCGAGTACGGTGTCGTCGTCGTCGACGACGGGGGCGCCGCTGACGCCCTCGTGTTCCATCATCTCGTCCACTTCGCGGACGGTCTGGTCCGGGTTCGCCGTCACCACGTCGTCGCGTCGAATCACCAGCTCGTCGGCGCGCTTGACGCGCTCGATTTCGACGGCCATCTCCTCGTCGTTCATGTTCCGGTGGAGGACGCCGATGCCGCCGTTGCGGGCCATCGCGATAGCGAGGTCGCTCTCGGTGACGGTGTCCATCGCCGCCGAGAGGATGGGGATGTTGAGACTGACGTTCGTCGACACCTGGGTCGACACGTCGGCCTCGTCGGGTTCGACGTGGCTCTCCATGGGTCGCAGCAGAACGTCGTCGAACGTCAGTGCCTCCGGTACACGCAGCTTCTCCGAGAAGGGTCCAGTATCGGGAACGTCGTTCGCCATGTAAGCCGTCGTCTCGCCGCTCGGAAAAACGTTCCGAGACGGGGTGTCTCCGGCACTGAGAGCCGTGGTGACAACACTCATTCGACCGTCTGCGGCGTCGTGTGTTCGTCTCCCACACAACGCTTAATAGTTCTGTGACCCAAAATACAGCCATGGCTTCGAAGCGTTCCATCGCCACGCGCACTGCCGCTCGGACGAGCTCCGTCTCGGACTCCGGCATTTCCTTTACAGCGCGGGCTATCGACAAACGCTTCGGACCGAACGCCGTCGACGCTGGCAGGTCGAGGGCGTTACACCACCGTTCGGCCGATGGGTACGGCCGCTAGCGTGGGATGAGCGTTTCACAGCACCCGGTCGCACTTCGCCTCGAGCAACAGGTAGGCGGTGCGACCAAACTGCTCGCCACGGTGATGCTGCTCCCGCTACTCGACGGGATATTCCCGGCGCTCATCCTCGCGGGCGCACTCACCTTCCCCTTCGGCATCCTCGAAACCGGCCTGCTCATCTTCGGCGGGTCGGCCACCGTCGCCGTCGTCTTAGCGGAGATGGACGGTTCGCCGCGCGAGCGGATGCGCACCATCGCGCTCGTCGGCGTGGTGTTGCTCCCCGCCGCCGCCGTCGAGGCGGCGCTTGCGCCCACCGTCGAGAGCCTCATCGACATGGCCGTCTTCCACCGGTTCGCCGG
Proteins encoded in this window:
- a CDS encoding Lrp/AsnC family transcriptional regulator, producing the protein MDAKRELVDLLLDDAREDTETIARQLGRSQEEVEEMLEELESDGSILGYQPVVDWSKVDEDHVTAEVELNLELDRDTTYAEVARRITKFDEVTALHLVSGDYDFDVTVESESMRAVSMFVSEQIAPIPEVTQTVTHFVMKTYKNRGMEFTERDDDDRLSVSP
- a CDS encoding pyridoxal phosphate-dependent aminotransferase → MKLSERARDTPPSGIRRFFELAEEMDDVISLGVGEPDFSAPWKARAAAIHSLERGRTSYTTNRGMYELREAISEHVTRYDLDYGPDEEILVTTGASEAVDLALRAVVDPGDAVAVQSPAYISYGPGVRFSGGEPLPVSTRVENDFVLTYDDLERAGAADAEVLMMCYPNNPTGATATKDELAEIAEFAREHDLTVLSDEIYAGLTYEGEHTSISTLPGMRERTIVFNGFSKAYAMTGLRLGYALGPSDAIDAMNRIHQYTMLSAPTTAQYAALEALQTCDDDVVDMRTQYDRRRRFVISRFRDMGLDCFEATGAFYAFPEAPYDDEQFAEDLLHEKGVALVPGRVFGEEGYGHLRVSYATGMSELKEALNRIEAFLEER
- a CDS encoding DUF7504 family protein, which translates into the protein MVAGGGMGPDDEGVSFAHALATLKEQGSALLVVGSVPEEMFADASATMLGDPSADPPRRRLVVTPEPNQVNGVSRLRETGPLSSEYARLVTRGEAARSAAADRPLDQVSPRTHVVDGTVYELGSTIAEVIDEFDLFAGGLAPAEFRMAFDCLPTLLSTYGREAAFRFLHLTIAQARAVSGLVHFRLPRALDSEIVRLFQPLFDATVELRIDGGNLDQRWHFRDRDLTSDWLPIDRST
- a CDS encoding CHAT domain-containing protein, with the protein product MSRTERSASDRSETEQDTLEVAFSPLDDRPGLMVSDLIERNQFRLFTDRPVSPTPAATDDHRFPVDAAVTVDAASITLPTVVSVYVRDETGTMLAETEHSAHEEFPHGTYSLELCGPIKMYLRVEGAVTVSSDVTRTHIEFDGTREVGVGARSHHEGPAATLTTTEDPLDVMTAVSTFSSALKTTSPERSYPTLRGHPPLVELGERLHVPDGVDAPDTGVRLELPPEYESIYVAAPLAYYVAADVVPGDRPRLVTDDGFEHDLDTVRGFETEVERVLKQTFFLDCVTRTEGYYSVDLHEREAIESSLDLDFEWLYDQPLATQLAEYLSVPFGAVEDELPEWRLTSHVAPDPENVELLPFVTNDLAVVRTPQSQPEPSSEVQTTAANEFFRDAAFTRSAAADDPTRSYVQPEAADSLEQSWVGDGAPIGASKATTNAFYNRLDRTPADGDIGITVVCNDLRMADERDIVDEVYASRDELPFEVQVHHDLTRAELREVLSAEADLLHYIGHIDGEGFECADGKLDATTLRAAGPDAFLLNACQSYEQGSALIEAGAIAGIVTLSDVINSGAVRMGRMLARLLNRGFTVGSALEVARDDSVIGDQYTIIGDSSLSLARTDGGPPNVCVVRRCGGDQYELDWQTHPSTRVGMGSMVMPWIDDEDQYHLWSGTSKTFEMTREEVQQFLSLETVPVKIDGSLVWSDELDFSKL
- a CDS encoding response regulator; the protein is MTDDLPLVLVVEDERDLSELYQMWLKESYRVRTAADGRAALDSLDEEVDIVLLDRRMPDISGDEVLERIRERNLDCRVAMVTAVEPDTDIVDMPFDDYLVKPVSESDLIEMVENLRIRDEYDDGIRELFSLASKKALLETEKDASTLENDENYQQLVSDLNTLREDLDDQLARLSDTDALTLIYRDLDREQRDDE
- the guaB gene encoding IMP dehydrogenase; translation: MANDVPDTGPFSEKLRVPEALTFDDVLLRPMESHVEPDEADVSTQVSTNVSLNIPILSAAMDTVTESDLAIAMARNGGIGVLHRNMNDEEMAVEIERVKRADELVIRRDDVVTANPDQTVREVDEMMEHEGVSGAPVVDDDDTVLGIISGTDIRPYLEVGESDEVRKAMTDEVITAGESVTAREALELMYDHKIERVPIVDEDDHLVGLVTMQGILQRREHENAARDEDGALRVGAAVGPFEDDRAQVADEAGADVLFIDCAHAHNRNVIDSAREISELVDADVVVGNIGTREAAEAVVDFADGVKVGIGPGSICTTRVVTGAGMPQITAVSEVADVASRHDVPVIADGGIRYSGDAIKAIAAGADAVMLGSYFAGTDEAPGRVITMNGKKYKQYRGMGSVGAMRSGGGERYLKDEDEDEGFVPEGVEAATPYKGTLASELHQLVGGMKSGMGYVGAETIPEFKERSRFVRVSAAGQTEGHPHDVMITDEAPNYSPQE